TCCAAAGACGCTCATAAAATAGCGCAAGAGTTGGGTCCGGAATTTGTTATTAAAATAACCGGAAAAGTGGGGCCGCGTCCGAAGGGAACAGATAATCCGAAACTTCCCACCGGAGAGATCGAGATCGCCGCGACCGAATTGGAGATCTTAAACCGCGCGCAAGTTCCGGTTTTTGAGATCGATGACAGCATAGAAGTGGCCGAAGAATTACGGTTAACCTATCGCTATTTAGATATCCGCCGCCAAAAAGTTTTGCAGGCGCTTATTACGCGCCATAAATTGTGTTCGGTTATCAGAAAATTCTTAGACAAGCAGGGATTTTTAGAAATTGAAACTCCCGTTTTAACGAAATCCACTCCCGAAGGGGCGCGCGACTTTTTAGTTCCGTCGCGCTTAAATCCGGGAGAATTTTTCGCGCTTCCGCAATCGCCGCAATTATTCAAACAAATTTTGATGGTTTCGGGCATTGATAAATATTTTCAGATCGTTAAATGTTTCCGCGACGAAGACCTGCGCGCCGACCGTCAACCGGAATTCACTCAGCTGGATATGGAAATGTCTTTTGTCACCAAAGAAGACGTTTTTACTTTAACCGAAGCGCTCTTTAAAGAGATCTTCAAGGAAGTCAAAGGCATTGATATTCAAACGCCTTTTCCTCGGCTTACGCATCGCGAGGCGATGGAAAAATATAAAAGCGATAAACCCGACCTGCGTAAGCCCGGCGAAGAGTTTTCTCTTTCTTGGATTGTGGATTTTCCTTTGCTCAAATATAATAACGAAGAGAAACGTTGGGAAAGTGAGCATCATCCTTTCACGTCCATCAACGAAGAGGACATGAAATATATTGATTCTAAGGAATTTGATAAGATCAGAGCGCATTCTTATGATC
The nucleotide sequence above comes from Candidatus Omnitrophota bacterium. Encoded proteins:
- the aspS gene encoding aspartate--tRNA ligase, with translation MMRTHTCGELNKSNIDQTATLCGWVHRRRDHGKLIFIDIRDRYGLTQVVFIPSVSKDAHKIAQELGPEFVIKITGKVGPRPKGTDNPKLPTGEIEIAATELEILNRAQVPVFEIDDSIEVAEELRLTYRYLDIRRQKVLQALITRHKLCSVIRKFLDKQGFLEIETPVLTKSTPEGARDFLVPSRLNPGEFFALPQSPQLFKQILMVSGIDKYFQIVKCFRDEDLRADRQPEFTQLDMEMSFVTKEDVFTLTEALFKEIFKEVKGIDIQTPFPRLTHREAMEKYKSDKPDLRKPGEEFSLSWIVDFPLLKYNNEEKRWESEHHPFTSINEEDMKYIDSKEFDKIRAHSYDLVINGHEVGSGSVRIHRREIQQKIFDLIGFKQEEAEKRFGFLLRAFEYGAPPHAGVAYGIDRLVGILSGLDSIRDTMAFPKTQKGSCMMTDAPSAVDQKQLKELGLITINKGGK